The window aaaaaatttttttttccccctaacaaTTATTTTCAGTGGTTTCCGCCCCCAAAGAAAGTCTGTTCTGGCAGGCAGTCCCCTAGGCActgttcttattattttttggtgtttgGAGTGGTTTGGGGGATTGGGAATCACAGAAGCAGCTTAGTACACAGTGGGCCATgctgtgtatttaaaatattaagacagTGGTTACTAAATAAAgccaaggagtctgtttcttatGTCTAAATTTTTCTTGGGAATGTAGGACAAGTGAAGAAGTATATTAATACTTTAAGATGCTAGTTCACGGAGTTGGATGATAAAACCTCGGCTTGACTTAAAACCACAGCATGGAAGGTTGTTTCTGTCTGAACCCCAGTGTGCAGTGATGGGTGGTGTGGGAGGGGCCGTTGGACCTGTACGAAAAGGGTCAccttggattttaaaatatgaatgttgGGCCCGTGTATATTATGTGACCAGgttcttaaaaatacttaaggaaaaaaaaaatttgcagggGGTTATATCCAGCACTGAATTGGTCTGCGATACATGGTAGGGGGGTTTTATATAGTATTCCTTTGGGAGGCAACTTGTAGCTCAGAGCTTTTAACATCGTttttttggggaagaaaaaaaaaatctgtcatgcTGCCACTCGTGCCAAGTTGCAGGTGACCGTTAAATGCGGATGCCAGGTTTGTCAGGTTCCTCAGTAGGGAGATGCAtacatatgctttctttttcagaatcattttgaTTCAGTAAGTGAGTGTCAAATTCCTCCTGCTGCATAAGACACAGGGATAGATACGAAGATCAGTAGAGAATTCTGTTCTTGCAGAGTTGGCTGATAGGACGGATAGCTTGGCTAAAAGGCAACTCCAGACTAAAGCAGGTTTTTCTAGGCTAAATATGTGGCACCAGTAATAAGTGGGCAACGGTAAAGAGAGGGCAGAGATTGAGATTACACCCCACCTGTGTAAAATCCCTAAATAATCTCTTTTTATGTGACTGTGGCCCTTTCCCCAGCCCCTCTTTAGAGGGGTGCTTTTAGGACACCGTGGGGTAGGTCCCTCCCTCGGCTCTGCTTCTGGGAAAGCAGGACACTGGGCCTGTCTCTCCCCTGGGCGCCGGGCGGGCCCGGCCGGGGAGCAGACCTCACTGGGAACACCCCGCTATTTATTAAATCACAGTGATTGgtgttcaaaacaaaacaaaactagattgATCATCTAGATCCTGACTTTAAGACTAAAAATGGAGTATTATATGCAAGGCAGAGTTAATGGGATTTGATGAGTAATTAGTTTTGTTGGAAAAGAGGTTAGAGGAGgagtaaaaaatgttttcaacctAAGTTAGAGTGATGAATGTACCATCAGGTTAAAAGTATTTGTTCTTTAGGAGTaagttgtttttatgttttctaggTAACTCCCACAACTCCACTTGTATTCCCTGCACAGATTTGAtgttaataagtattttttgaagGTTGTGAACCATCACGTTTACAACAAACTATTGGTACACATTTGAGGCAGGCTGTTAGGTCAGGACAGATGACTTCATTATATGGTTCAGAGACATTTGGAGGGAGCAGCCCATGACTCTTTCTGGCCTCTTTTAGGTGGCCGTCACAGCCCTAAGTGAGAGTGTATGGGTGAGACAGGGAAAGGAGCCAAAAACATTTCACTTTCACTGCCTTATACATGTTTatgttgtttggggtttttttgtttgtttgtttgtttgttttgagaggaAGAACATTTATATAAAGCTTCATTAATATCCATTCGGCTTTATGGATGGAAAGCCAAGTGAAATATATAGGAATAATTCTGAGGCAGAAGGCTCTTTGAGGGCGCTAGAAAAACATATCAGTAGTTTTCCATTGGATGTCAGGAAACACATTGACTTTTCATGGCATCCCCAGGAACTGTGTACTTCAATCCCATTATTGCCTGGGCCTTTTTGTGGCATACGCAGACCCCCTAAAAAGCTCCTGGAACACCTAGGAAAATGGAGTCAGGTTGAAttagtctggggcacctgggtggctcagtcagttaagcatccaccttctacgctggtcatgatctcagggtcctgggattgaaccctgagGATTggagcctgtgtcaggctccctgctcagtggggagtctgcttctccctctccctctgctcctccccttctgctcttccccctgcttatgcatgtgtgctctctctctttctccctttctctcaaataaaatctttaaaaaaaaaaaagtcattctaaGGACAAGAGCAGCTTTAATGTCTGGGAAGAGATCCTATCAGTCTCTGGAAATCGGAGCTACAAATCACCTGTTGGGCAACCAAAGGTCAGCAATTGTCACAAGCCAATAGGGGTCTCATTACTGCACTTAGGAAGGTAGTTAAATTCCCCTTAAATCTTGGTTTGGGTTTACTCTGGTGTTGCCTGAGGTCCTTacagagaaacatttttattgtaataGTCGTGAGTTACTCCATCATGGGACTCATCCTAAAAAAGAAACTGGACTGAACTAATTCAACGTGACTCCATTTTCCTGGGTGTTCCAGAATGACTTTTTGATCGTAGTCAGGATTTTTCCACCTGGATCTGTAGACTCTCACAGATCTGCAAGCCACTTGAAATTGTGTTCAAAATATTGTGTTTGTGTATGCATTTTCTGCAGATAAGGTCCAAGACACAAGATCTTAAAAGGATCTGGGACTCAGAAAAAGGTGGCAGCTCGGTAAATTTACTTTGAGTAAATTTGaccagcatattttatttttccttgtggcaaggaaaaaaaagtggcaagcatctttttctttgcatctttttGTTTGGGTCTCAAACTTACTGGGATTTACAATCTATGAAAAACTCTTGATGAGTAATTAAATTAGTATCACTAACTTCCTGTTGGTTAATTATGTTGCATATTATGTTCTACTGGAGTTTTGTTCACTTTCTATTTGGGATACCACAAAAAAGTTTCCTGTTGCAGTCACAGCATCTCCCCTGTCTGTTTGTACTCAGAATGCCTGGGGCTTCATAGTTAAACACCACAATGTCATAAAGCTTTATAATGAGAGACTCGTTTTACAGCTTTGGAATGCATATCAAATCAAAAGGGCCCtggtctcttttctcctttaaaagatACTGTGCTTACAGAGTATTTTAATAACAGTTGGGACAGCCATAATTCTTcttgaaaggaaatatttaaatgggaaagttattttactattttatcacTTAGAACTCAAGAATCTGaatgattcatatttttaaaaagtggtatgaAGTCTTAGAGCAAGAGGACATTAATGTTACTctccaaattttttaaatttataaaattacacTTTATTTCTCTGGGTATGTATTTCATCATTTGGGATATTTTACAAATTGTAATTGGCAGTAGATGCCTGTCCTATTTTAATGGATGtttagttatatttttctgtgtgtgattTAAGTTGGGGAAGAATATATCCTTTAGAACATAACCAACTAAATTTTACTAATTTCACTGCAACCTTGTATTTTCATTAGGATTCAGGTTGAGATTTGATGTCATATAACATCAGTTTAAAGTCAGATCCTACAGAGTTGAATACATTCCTGGCTGATACATTAAAACACTTATTcctatataaaacaaaataagagtccctgaaaaatatattgttggtacctaaattttatatttgaaatactttGTCTAAGAGagcacctttttatttttatggagggAATGGCCCAGAAGGGTAACTTACTGTTTTgagtttattactttttaattttgtactttCAGTCGTGCTAATTTAGTGGTTTATTAACACTtgttaataaatactaaaaatagcaCGCAGTTGTGAGTTAAATTGAGTACTTTTCTTTGTGGAGgcaaggaataaaatatttcctgtctttatttcacccctccactttttttttttcttttgcagtgcaCCCGtgatttatgttttagaaatagatGTTAAACTTTGGTTTGAATGAAAAATGTCTCTCAATCCACCTATATTcctcaaagaaaaggaagaaaataattcaaaatttgtAGAAATACAACACTCACAAACTACTTCCATAGCTGCAGAAGATCCTCTTCAAAACTTACGCTTAGCATCTCAAGAAGTCCTTCAAAAAGCTCAGCAAAGTGGAAGATCAAAATGTCTCAAATGTGGTGGTTCAAGAATGTTCTATTGCTATACATGTTATGTCCCAGTTGAAAATGTACCTATTGAACAGATGCCACTTGTGAAGGTTGGtaagaaatttaattatttgaaagtagggaaagaagttttaaaaagacatctcATATATACTTTCTCTGATACAATTGATAAGGGTGATAAATAGTATTATTATGGAAATGaataatattaatagaaaaattaatctTACAGACTGGTAGAcctatttgtttttgtctctggAAAAAGAGATACACACTGCTAAAATACTTGGGTCTGAGataaatggtattgttttgaATGAAATCAATTACTTTTTCATTAATGATTATAATTCATCTGAAACACAGGGGAAAAATATGATAAACATGAATACTACAAGAGACAAGTATATAGATTGCCTGAAGGAAGTTCAGAAGCTCCCTCAGGATCTTGgacttctttttaagaaaacatatccTGAAGGAGCTAGGATTGATTTTTGCTTAGACTTTTGTAGAACAGACTTAGCCCCATCCTAGATGGAGATGGAGCTCATGTTGGTGaccaaaactaaactaaaattaaaaagactaagatgtggggtgcctaggtggctcggttgGGTATCTGGCTCTCGATTTCAGAACAAGTCTCAATCGcggggttctgagttcaagccccacattggactccacactggatgtggaccctactttaaaaaaaaaaaaaaaaagtaaagactaaGATCTACTCATTTGACTATGTTATAATTGTAGCGTTTGAAGCCAGATTTTAAAGTGTTGATTTGAATTGATTGCTTTATACTTTTGGTTGCTTACCAAGACTATTCTTGTGTAGATCAAAGGTCTATAGACCATGATGTCTATGTAATCAaaaaatttattacatatatgtCAACTTGTCTCACATTGACATGAACTTTAGGAGTAAAtcaaataatgtataaaatttgcTGCTTACTAGGACTTTAGAGAGATTAAACTCTACACATGGACTCATTAGAACTTTCTagtgagaaaataagttaaaactgtaaaaatatttaatgtgatgattttaagattcatttaaatttgacataaagcattttaatacttaaaattttctacttgAAATTCAATTTAGCTTATATGTCATCTTGGCAAGTCCAGCGTCTCTTTGGGGATCTAAAATCACTCTTAACAAGCTATTGGAAAGTTTATTGTCCAAGAAGAAGTAAGCATGGAATCTAATCAGCTTCATAGTTACTTTAGAAAAACTGAGGGCTTGAGGAAAATAATCTTCTTTAAGTTTCCTGTTATCTTGTAAGAATGTTACATTTCAAAAGAATAGTTTTTGAAGTATATACAGAATTTTCTATCTTCTGTTTACATTATAGCCACATAAAGAATATCCCTTTAAAAGTTTTATCTTAAGATGTATTGTGTTCAAAAGGATTGAAGATCAGAACAAGAAAAGTCAGTAGCATACTGacttttcataataatttatcttcatagaaatttaataatagaggattattttccaaagcagtgGTTTAATGTCCACTCTTTAGAAGTGACTTAAAACACTATGCCATGTGTTTGATCAACTCTAAATGGCCTATTGGAgcattcagagttttttttttttgcattcagagttttttaaagtgtttatattttaatggcCAAATGTAAACCTCagtatgttaatatatattaataataaaaactaaaattttttctaatttttacaaaTCATTCAGCATATGCTTTTAGATAGCCTGCTTGGGAAGGGAAGACGACTACATAATGAGTAAGTGGCTCCCAAGCTTTAAATTTTAATCTAtggaataaattcataaatactgatttcttttttcatgcagaatatagttttttttttttaaatgtcatgagAAATGCATGACTAGAAGTAAAAAGATGCTCTTGGTATTTTTTAGAAGAGgagcaaaaaaaccccacaagatcAAAGAAAGCATCATCTTTATTAGAGTCCTAGAATGTAAGACTCTCTTTAGGAAAGTTGATGATCATATAGGAAAAGACTTAGGACTTCCTGCTaatgatattttgataaatttggGCAGAATGGTTTGGTAAAACACTTATAGAAAATACAGGTGTTAGCAGATTGATGTTCTTTATGTGTTTGAAAACAGAACATCTCTATTTGAACTGTGTCTGGTCAGCACTACTGGTGTTACCCTGTACTCTGTCATTAATTAAGAATtatcttcctttaaaatgtatGAACTAGAGCACAAACATATGTTTCCATGATTTGATCtgtgtctttgcttttgttttgtagTGTCAGAAATTTTAGGCTTGCTCAGGGAGAACTAAAGGAACTAGACTGGGTCCCAGGAATACTTCTTGAACACAGATTTTTCATAATTGTCTTACACCTGTAGAATTTAGTTCATAACAGGCAAGgtacatgacttttttttttaagattttatttattggagagagagtgagagagaaagagaggagagagagaggtagggagtgagcatgaacagggagatgggcagaaggagaggaagaagcagactccctcctgagcaaggagcctgacacgacatagggcttgatcccagaacctgagcctaaggcagaagcttaacccactgagccacccaggtactctggTACATGActtttaaatacatgaataataGTCCTGTGTTCTTGATATAAATGATACCCTTCAGACATAGCAAGCTGATGAGAAATGTTGATGGTTACCTTTGGAGTTTTCAACTCTACTCATCAGCCATGTAAGAAAGTCAGTTTTATTACTAATAGAATACTTTGTCAtgatgtgctttctttttcttctttcctctttcctatctTGCCTGGGCTAAGATAATGCTGACCTGGGACTGAGAGACCCCGGGGAAAGGGAATGTAGTGTCAACTGAGACTGAGCATCATGAGGAAATTCTGATGTAGAGTTCAGCCAGAAGTAGACTGATGTAAAATCATTTGTGAACTGCCTActtaaatggtaaattttctaTAACTAGAAGTTGGTTTGATGATTTAAAGCAATTGGCCCTAATTGGTCACTAGGCCtaagtggggagggaaggagacacaGGGTTTGAAACCCTAAATTGAAAACTATTTGGGATACATATTTATGGCCCTTCCGGGATATACACCATCCTTTTTCCACACAATCATCCGGACAGATAAAGTCTATGCAGTTGAGGTCATTCAGTAGCATGCAGCAActgcttctttgaaaaacagCTCTGTAATTGATGATACACACAATAATATGGATAAATCTCAGTTATTTCAAGTAAAAGTAGTCAGATGaagagtacatactgtatgatattatttatataaaatcctagaaaatgcaaagtaaCCTATAGTTACAGCAGATCAGTCATTGCCTAAGcatggggaaaggggaagggggaggcacAAGAAGGCCTTTGGGGATGACAGATATGTTAATGATTTTGATTATAGTGATGAATTCAAGGatgttaaaatgtattatattgtaCTCTTTAATTATGTGAAACTTATTATaccaattttatttgttaaagctgttttaaaaagcaagaaaaataattttgtacctCAGGGTAAAATTAGCTTGCCCCAGGGTAAATACCTGGAATCCTGGCTGTTCTAGGTGGGGTGGGAGCTGGAGGAGTGCTTATAATAACAAATAAGTAACTTATAATCGACAGTGAAGAATTAGTCTTAGAGAGtttcttacatatatattatggGGGGTAATATGACTGGGCTTTCATTTTCATAATCATGGCTGACTACAGCACTTGTACAGGCATTATACAGAAAACTACAAGTCAGTGAAATAATAGTAAAATCTAACTCAAAAAATGTTAGAGAATATCATTTTTGCAAAGAGGTAGGATGTAATACATAACAAATAATTAAACTTTAAGGAAAATAGACCATGATTTTGAAgagagttgatttttgtataaagtGTGTACCTCCTAGACCTATTCTGTTACTTTTCCAAttgataattatttcatttgtgcTGTTAAAGACCACTGATGAGGGTCATGATGTTCATAACAAAGGGTCCTTTGAAGGGTGGTACCTTTGGTCTCAAAGGATGTATAGGGAACAAAGTTTTGACTTGAATTAGATGTGAGGCCTTTACCCAAACTTATATTTCCTTTACTGTCATTAACAAACCTAAAGTTTATAGGaattataaaaaatgttcttgGCACAGATACTGAAATGCAAGGAATTGGACTCAATACCTAAGTAGCTTAAATAAAAATGACCTTGAAGTTTTGCTTTAAGAACAGATTCTGTGTTAAATGAGTTGGaaataattgttctattttatatgATCAACAATATCAAGGAAGAAATTTGGGTTTGCTTTATGACTCTTAGCATTCCTAATATTCTGGTTTGAAAAGTATGcctttcaaattatattataggAACTCAGTTGAGCTTGTTTAAGCTTTGAAGagaatttttattaacataaaaattagaatttttatatttattgtgttcgtcttttttttttaattttagctcccACTGAAGATTGATATCATTAAACATCCAAATGAAACAGATGGCAAAAGTACTGCTATACATGCAAAACTATTAGCAcctgattttgtaaatatttacacgTATCCCTGTATTCCAGAATACGAAGAAAAGGACCATGAAGTAGGCAGCTTATTTTTTATAACTCTTCATATTGAAtctaaaaaagagttttaaattcTATTGCCTTTCTGAACTTACTTgaacataatttaatatttttattaacgaCCTGGGGTTATCTTTATGTAGCACTAAgcaatacaatttatttatttcattggtATCTTCAAAGATCAAATGATCTGAGATTGTTAACACTTTTTTGAACCTTGTCTTTctactttttatagtttttctgcGTTATTTCTTCAGGTTTTTACTCTGCTAATATTACGGTGCCTGCTTTTACTTTCTAGCCTCTCCGTTTTCCTGCCAGTACTATGTATAGAGGATTTAATTTCATGCAAACTAAGAAACCATATTACAGTTGTTGGAAATTGGAGACATTGTTGGAATTTctccaaaagaataaaagaaattctgaattgGAAGAATTTTCAAGAATTCTCTCTGAATTAAGAGCTTTATAAAATGGCCTTTGTAACATCTTTTGGCTGCTTAGAGGCCTTACTTTGATCATTTTTAGATTCTTAATTGGTTTTCACAGAGTTGAAATTGTCACATTGGTGAGATATTACTTCTCTTGTTGAAAAGTAATAGATCTCAAAAAAACTAGGCCTTGGGTACTTCTAAAAGAAGTATGTAAACCCTTTTAGTTTTGAGACCATTTATTGGTATGGTTAATCTGGaaacaattaaaaatcaatgtgttCATTTGTTCTAGGCAGACTTAgtttttcctttcccatctctctctatatatattttggttgAGTTTATATAGAAAGTGTTTGTAAATGAGTTCTGGGTTTTGGATCTTGGAATATATTTGTGTTTCCCTCTCTGGTCAGCAAAGTATCATTTGAATAGAAGACAGTGCTAGGTTCTATAAAGCGATGTGATACGCTTCAATCCAAGAAAATTACAAAGCCCTGAACTTTGCTAATTGGGTATGGAGGAAACCTAGGCATGCATTATAAATGTTTGAGAAACTTTTACAACTCTGAAGTTTTtaaattcaagatttttcttttattttatactgttatactgcttattttatacttttattttattattattttataataataaaattttatttttatactgcttattttttcatattaaaaatggaatatgcttttatttttatttttatactgcttattttttcatattaaaaatggaatatgctcattaaaaaaatttgggaaacagaaaaatatgggCGATAAAATGCCCATGATTTGACcaacatttgttcatttatcaaatattaattgGTGCCTGCTTTGTGGCAAGACCTGTTCAGACATTGGAGGCTCTGACAGTGTGTAAGGTTTCAGTTAAAACATGCTGAAGAAAGATAGAATTATTCCTTGAAagtcagatttttctattttaatttttaattaaaatttcctatttttaattttccctgtaataaatatattttaacagatattctgggtatttttccctgtaataaatatactttaacaGATATTCTGGGTATTGTGAGTTGTATAAATTCCCAAAAGTGAAATAATCAAAAGGTATGAACATTTTAAGACTCTTGATTTAAAGTGCCAAATTGCTTTCATGAAGAGTTATATTATTGAAACCTGGTATCAGTAATGGATATAAAGGCCCAGAAcaccatatcctcaccagcattgactatattatttgtcttctctctgaTTGTCATAGAGGTGAAAATCGTGTTTAATTACTGTTTTTCATTGGTTCTTTTACCCAGTATGATGTACTTTGTCTCTTATGCTGTGAAATATAACAGGATTTAGTTTTTTGATTCCTTATACAATTAACTTGGCTTCTATCAATAGGCAAATAACTTATTTTGAAGCAATACTTTTAGCTAGTATGttatgatttataaattattatgtaatagccaaaaactttACCATACTTATTAAAGATACATAAACTTTAGAATGGCTCAAGTGGTTGTTATAGAACCTAATGTTTGTTTCTCAGATATTcaacatgtttgtttttcttaaagttttaagaatatcagaatatattcattttgaaGATCATAACAGCATAACCACTAACTTAAGTTTCTTTGCTTTAGGTTGCGCTTGTTTTTCCTGGACCTAACTCTGTCTcaataaaagatatttcttttcatCTGCAAAAAAGGATTCAAAATGTTAGAGACAAAAATGATGACCCTGACAGGCCATCTATTAAACGCAAGAAAATGGAAGAACAGGATTTGAATGACAAGTGCCAAGAcgcaacactgaaaaaaattatatttatagatagCACCTggaaccaaacaaacaaaatattcacTGATGAAAGACTTCAAGGTAGGAATACAGAATGTTATGGATAGCTTCTTCCCCTAACTTTCATTTCAAATACTTCAAACCTGCAGATTTATTGGAAGAATTGCATGGAATACCCATACCTTTTGccacatttgtttcatttctctattatatgtgtgtgtgtgcttagatattatacacattttttgTTCAACCACTTGAAAGTAAGTCACAGGCTTTGCAAATACTTCACCCTTAAATACCTTACTGCACATCTTTTAAGAATAATTGCATAATTGCAATACTATTATCACTCTAGGAAAATTAACAGAAGTTCTATAATATCTAATATAATCcatatttacatttccctaactGATCCAGAAATATCTTCTGTAGCCTTTTTTCTTCTGCTACAGCATATAGACTCATATTCCATATAGTTTTTTATGCCTCTTCAGTCTCTTTTTATGTAGAGCAgtcccctgtttttgttttctatgactTAGACTTGTGTGAAGGGGACAGTTGTCTGAATGCTTTGTCATGATTAGATTCAGTTTAGTGTTTTTGTAAGGATACTTAGAGATAAAGATAAATCTAGGGTTGTGCATGACAATTCCAGTTTATACCTTTTGTTTtgatataattattaatagcatTCCCTTTCACTTTCAGAAATGAAGCTATTAAGCTGATAAATTATATGATTACCATATTCATAgataaagttatatatttattgcaTCAAATCAGGAGCTATATAATTTAAGTTTCATTATTAGTAataactttaattattttatcaaagTGAGGATTGCCAGAtctattataaaaattcatttcttctttttgaatctAGTAGTAATCTTTGAGGTGATACTTTGAGACTATGAACTATTTCCCAGCTGCTTTTCACTGAGTGGTTTTAGTATTCATTGATGATTTGCCTAAATCAGCGGATACATTGAGGATTGCaaaatgatgacattttaaagtattctttcttttacatttgttagCTGGCATTCTTATATGAAGAGCCTTTCTTCcacctattccttttttttt of the Canis lupus familiaris isolate Mischka breed German Shepherd chromosome 30, alternate assembly UU_Cfam_GSD_1.0, whole genome shotgun sequence genome contains:
- the DTWD1 gene encoding tRNA-uridine aminocarboxypropyltransferase 1, with protein sequence MSLNPPIFLKEKEENNSKFVEIQHSQTTSIAAEDPLQNLRLASQEVLQKAQQSGRSKCLKCGGSRMFYCYTCYVPVENVPIEQMPLVKLPLKIDIIKHPNETDGKSTAIHAKLLAPDFVNIYTYPCIPEYEEKDHEVALVFPGPNSVSIKDISFHLQKRIQNVRDKNDDPDRPSIKRKKMEEQDLNDKCQDATLKKIIFIDSTWNQTNKIFTDERLQGLLQVELKTRKTCFWRHQKGKPDTFLSTIEAIYYFLVDYHTDILKEKYQGQYDNLLFFYSFMYQLIKNAKCSGDKETRKLTH